The following coding sequences lie in one Arachis ipaensis cultivar K30076 chromosome B03, Araip1.1, whole genome shotgun sequence genomic window:
- the LOC107629708 gene encoding putative disease resistance RPP13-like protein 1, translating to MVGVLVSALLPAALQVLIDRLASRQLLDLFSRRTIAASAAAAGAEKLKLQLLSVNAVLGDAEEKQIVNPYVKIWVDELRETVYHGQDLLDQIATEVLRLNLASKSNTAMEWVREFLDSITSKLNSSLDEINIRIQVLRDQKDCLGLRERHEKQSQLELGSADLMCVPTTRMVDQSKVYGRDHEKDEIIRLMFAAMSEQVDPVCVVAIVGMAGIGKTTLSQLLFNDPRLVPMFDTLSWIQVSAGSDVLHLTKKVCESMSDNLDTLQVELNIQLRRQRLLLVLDDFWSVSFSDWELFKMAFSHAIPGSVILVTTRNEDVATTIRAAVTYFLSPLPYEDCLDVFAHCSFGSTNLSTADPTLVEIGEKIVRKCKGLPLAAKVLGSLLHLVTDAREWNVILQSKMWDLDAKKSNILPALRLSYQLLPSHLKACFAYCSVFPKGYEIDRVNLIHLWMAEGLLQPSKTKTMHGVGEQYLQELLSRSLLQRPTGNDLCVIMHDLISDLAQYVGGEFFHFFEEGGDQKIPDKVRHLSFSKDKLDVPKRYLSQVRTFLPFKDSNSSRQFDSLTDNDFNGVIPMFERIRVLSLSSYPISTLPSTIGNLKHLRYLNLSYTRIQELPSSTGCLYNLQVLLLAHCDRLTSLPKDLENLTDLHHLDVTGAPLVEMPPNFGRLKLLRHLTAFVVGKSTGSRISELGALSQLHGLLSIVNLQNVIDATEASGANLMMKTFIDDLVFEWTNDVHNLSNEAIVLYNLQPHKNLKRLKIENYGGRTFPEWLGNPLFSNLVSVQLIGCISCLTLPPLGQLNSLKTLLIAKMTWLETVGLEFYGNTDSPFRVLEVLTFKDMHRWKEWLQIDIEECFPSLEELHIQNCPKLTGNLPQRLSSLNKLVIAKCSINSLPRVPMLRELELFDCDELMSLPREMMQGNEHISKVSIYNCSSLKYVPALGLPIRLESLYIGKCRNLKLYPEEHMIEHLHLEDSCDSLIILSLSSFSRLRHLHIQGCPNLESLSISNEFTEELYHLEKIQLKDCRNLVFFPYGGLRTPNLQVLSISNCKKLAPQKEWGLHEMLSLSYFGIEGELTGLESFPDEGLLPACLTDLHIMGLEDLTSLNHDGLQHLVALKNLVIEGCSMLEFLPSQGLPGSLSNLIIADCPLLVPLCQFETGAYWPLIAHIPNKDIV from the coding sequence TCCGTGAATGCAGTCCTTGGAGATGCAGAAGAGAAACAGATTGTCAATCCATATGTCAAGATATGGGTTGACGAGCTCAGAGAAACTGTGTACCATGGCCAAGACCTTTTGGACCAGATTGCTACCGAAGTATTGCGTTTAAATCTGGCATCCAAGTCAAACACTGCCATGGAATGGGTAAGAGAATTCTTGGACTCCATTACCAGTAAATTGAATTCTAGTCTTGATGAGATAAACATTAGAATTCAAGTTTTAAGGGATCAGAAAGATTGTCTAGGTCTCAGAGAACGTCATGAAAAGCAATCCCAGTTGGAACTAGGAAGTGCTGATCTAATGTGTGTTCCGACAACTCGTATGGTAGATCAGTCTAAGGTCTATGGCAGGGATCATGAAAAAGACGAAATCATTCGTCTCATGTTCGCTGCCATGAGTGAGCAAGTTGATCCAGTATGTGTTGTTGCAATTGTTGGCATGGCAGGGATTGGCAAGACCACTCTGTCTCAGCTTTTGTTTAACGACCCTCGGTTAGTGCCAATGTTCGACACTTTATCGTGGATTCAAGTTTCGGCGGGATCCGATGTGCTGCACTTAACCAAGAAGGTTTGTGAGTCTATGAGCGATAACTTGGACACACTTCAGGTTGAACTTAATATCCAGTTGAGAAGACAAAGGTTGTTGCTGGTTTTAGATGATTTTTGGTCTGTGAGCTTTTCTGATTGGGAGCTCTTCAAGATGGCCTTTTCTCATGCTATTCCCGGTAGTGTTATTCTAGTCACCACTCGCAATGAAGACGTTGCAACTACTATCCGTGCTGCCGTCACTTATTTCCTTTCGCCGCTTCCATATGAGGATTGTTTGGATGTCTTTGCCCACTGCTCTTTTGGGAGTACAAACCTGAGTACAGCTGATCCAACTTTGGTGGAGATTGGTGAGAAAATAGTGAGGAAGTGCAAAGGTCTTCCCCTTGCTGCAAAAGTTCTTGGGAGTCTCTTACACTTGGTAACGGATGCTAGAGAATGGAATGTCATACTGCAAAGCAAGATGTGGGATTTGGATGCTAAGAAGAGTAACATATTGCCGGCCTTAAGATTGAGCTATCAACTCCTTCCGTCGCATTTGAAGGCCTGCTTTGCTTACTGCTCTGTGTTCCCTAAGGGGTATGAAATTGATAGGGTGAACCTAATCCATTTGTGGATGGCTGAGGGCCTTCTGCAACCATCAAAGACTAAAACAATGCACGGTGTAGGCGAGCAATACTTGCAGGAGTTATTGTCAAGGTCATTACTACAACGACCAACTGGTAATGACTTGTGTGTCATCATGCACGATTTGATAAGCGACTTGGCACAATACGTGGGAGGCGAGTTCTTCCACTTCTTTGAGGAGGGTGGTGATCAGAAAATTCCTGATAAGGTTCGCCATTTATCATTTTCAAAAGACAAGCTTGATGTGCCTAAGAGGTATCTTTCACAAGTGAGGACCTTTCTACCATTCAAAGACTCAAACTCTAGTAGGCAATTTGATTCATTAACTGACAATGATTTCAATGGTGTGATACCAATGTTTGAACGCATTCGCGTGCTCTCTTTGTCTAGTTATCCGATTTCTACATTACCCTCTACAATAGGAAACTTGAAGCATTTGCGGTATCTGAATCTTTCTTATACAAGGATTCAAGAGTTACCAAGCTCTACAGGGTGTTTGTACAATTTACAGGTACTCCTGTTAGCACATTGTGATCGGCTCACTAGTTTGCCCAAAGATCTGGAGAATTTGACTGATTTGCACCATCTTGATGTTACTGGTGCTCCTTTAGTAGAGATGCCACCAAATTTTGGTAGATTGAAGCTTCTTCGACATCTTACTGCCTTTGTCGTGGGCAAAAGCACTGGATCAAGGATTAGtgagttaggagctctgtctcaACTGCATGGTTTACTTTCAATTGTGAATCTGCAGAATGTCATTGATGCCACAGAAGCCTCAGGGGCCAACTTGATGATGAAGACATTTATTGATGATTTGGTATTCGAATGGACAAACGATGTCCATAATTTATCCAACGAAGCAATTGTTCTTTATAATCTACAGCCGCATAAAAACTTGAAGAGGCTCAAGATTGAAAACTATGGTGGCAGAACATTTCCAGAATGGTTAGGTAACCCTTTATTCTCTAACTTGGTGTCTGTACAACTAATTGGTTGCATAAGCTGCTTGACATTGCCACCACTTGGGCAATTAAACTCTCTTAAGACCCTCTTAATAGCAAAAATGACATGGCTAGAAACAGTGGGCCTTGAGTTCTATGGTAATACAGATTCACCCTTTAGAGTCCTTGAAGTTTTGACTTTTAAGGACATGCATAGGTGGAAGGAGTGGTTGCAAATTGACATTGAAGAGTGTTTTCCTTCTCTTGAAGAGCTTCACATTCAAAATTGTCCTAAATTAACAGGAAATTTACCCCAAAGATTGAGTTCTCTGAACAAACTAGTAATTGCTAAATGTAGCATTAATTCCCTTCCAAGGGTTCCAATGTTAAGAGAACTAGAGCTATTTGATTGTGATGAGTTGATGTCCCTACCTAGGGAAATGATGCAAGGGAATGAACATATAAGCAAAGTGTCCATATACAATTGTTCATCACTTAAATATGTTCCTGCACTTGGTCTTCCCATAAGGTTAGAGTCACTTTACATAGGCAAGTGTAGGAATCTAAAGCTTTATCCAGAAGAACACATGATTGAGCATTTGCACCTTGAAGACAGTTGTGACAGTCTCATAATTCTTTCATTGTCTTCCTTTAGCCGGCTTCGTCACCTTCACATCCAAGGTTGTCCAAATCTTGAATCTCTAAGTATATCAAATGAGTTTACAGAAGAATTGTACCATCTTGAAAAGATTCAACTGAAGGATTGCCGCAACCTAGTGTTCTTCCCTTATGGAGGGTTGCGTACTCCTAATCTTCAAGTGCTTTCTATTAGCAACTGCAAAAAGTTAGCACCCCAGAAAGAGTGGGGTCTGCACGAAATGCTATCGCTTTCGTACTTTGGGATTGAAGGGGAGCTAACTGGTTTAGAGTCCTTTCCAGACGAAGGACTACTTCCAGCTTGCTTGACTGATCTTCATATCATGGGACTTGAAGACCTCACATCTTTGAATCATGATGGTCTTCAACACCTTGTTGCTCTTAAAAATTTGGTGATTGAAGGTTGTAGCATGCTTGAGTTTCTACCTTCACAGGGGCTTCCAGGTTCCTTGTCAAATCTTATCATTGCAGATTGTCCCTTGCTTGTTCCTCTCTGCCAATTCGAGACGGGAGCTTACTGGCCCCTCATTGCTCACATTCCCAACAAAGACATTGTGTGA